The window AGTGTCGCAAGGGCCACGGGAAAGAGCAGCCCTGCCGCTTCGGGAACGGGGCCGTGGTTTGTGAAGATGAGCGACTGGGTGCGCAGGATGGCATAGACGCCGACCTTGGTCATGATGGCGAATAGCGCTGCCACGGAAGGCAGTACGGCGGCGTAAAGACCGGGCAGCCACAGAAAGAGGGGCAGGATGGCTGCCTTGAGCCCGAACACGGCCAGAAGAAGCAGGCCTGCTGCGCCCAGCAGCGGGGCCTGATCCGGAGTGCTGCCGGCCACCTTGAGCGCGAGGTCAGCCATGTTCAGGGTGCCGCAGACTCCATAGATGGTGCCGAGGGCGATGAGGAAAAGACTTGAGCCAATCAGGTTCAGGACCACGTAGCGCAGCGCGTTTCGCGTACGCTCGGGGCCCAGGCCGTGCAGCGCCAGACAATAGGACGCGATGAGCAGTATTTCGAAGAAGACGAAAAGGTTGAAGAGGTCGCCGGTCAGGAATGCACCGTTCAAACCAAGGACCTGCAACGGGAAAATGACGTGAAAATCGCGTCCGAGCTGGTCGTCCCCGTTACAGGCATGGAGCAGGACGGGCAGGGTCAGGAATGCGGTCAGCACGAGCATGAGGGCGCTCAGCCTGTCGAGCACCAGGACAATGCCGAAGGGCGCGGGCCAGTTGCCGAGTTCGTATGTGTCGATGTGCCCGGTTTCGGCCCTGGCCAGCAAAAGCAGGGTCGCGGCGAGCAGCCCGCAGGCCGTCAGGATGGAAATCAGGCGCTGCGCGCCGATGCCTTTGCGCACCAGCAGAAGGTTTGTCATGCCGGCGGCCAACGGCAGGAGCAGGGGGATCATGATCAGATGGTTCATGGTTTTTCGTCCTCTCCGTCGACTTGGTCGGTGCCCAGCTCTCCAAGGGCGCGCAAGGCCAGGATGACCACGAAGGCGGTCATGCCGAAGCCGATGACGATGGCGGTCAGGACCAGCGCCTGGGGCAGGGGATCGGCCGTGGCTCCGATGCTTGTGGCCAGAGGCGGAGCGCCTGTAGTCAGGCGGCCGCTGAAGAAGAGGAAGAGGTTGACCGCGTAGGACATGAGCGAGAGCCCGAGAACCACGGAGAAGGTCCGGGCGCGCAGCGTCAGGTATGTTCCGCAGCCGACGAGTACGGCGATGATCAGGGCGGCGAGGGCTTCCATCAGCGTATCCTTGCGGGGCGGGTTTTGCGCCTGGTCAGTTTGCCCAGATTGGCCAGGATGAGCATGATCACACCGACGACGGTCAGGAAAACGCCCAGGTCGAAAAGCATGGCGCTGGCCAGTTCGAATTCTCCGACAATGGGCAGGCTGACATGGCCGAAGGTGGAGGTCAGGAAGGGATGGCCTGCAAGCAGACTGGCGGCTCCTGTCGCGGCGGCCACGAGCACGCCGACGGCGATGAGCGGATGGAAGGGCATCCGCCACTGCCGCTGGGTCCAGGCGGTGCCGTTGGCCATGTATTGCAGAATGAGAGCCACTGCCGTGACCAGGCCCGCGATGAAGCCTCCCCCGGGCGCATTGTGCCCGCGCAGGAACAGGAAGACCGAGACCAAAAGGGCGAGCGGCAGCAGGAATCGGGTCATCTGCGACAGGATGAGCGGATGCGGCTCGGCGGCCCAGGGGCGACCGTCCTGGTCGTGCTTCGGAATCGGCAGGCGCAGGTTGTCGAGCATGGCGAAGATACCGACGGCGGCCACGGCCAGGACTGTGACCTCGCCCAGGGTGTCGAAGCCGCGAAAATCCACCAGGATGACGTTGACCACATTGGCCCCGCCACCGCCGGGGATGCTCTGTTCCATGAAGAAGGTGGAGATGGAGTCAAGGGGGCGGGTCAGCATGCCCCAGGCCAGCAGTCCGCATCCGGCCCCGGTGCCCGTGGACAGGACAATATCCTTGAAACGTCCGGATGGGCGGGATCGCGGTTTGTGCCGCCGGGGAATGAAAAAGAGGGCCAGCAGCAGAAGCATTATGGTCACCACCTCGACGCTGAGCTGGGTCAGGGCCAGGTCCGGAGCGGAGAAACGCACGAAGACCAGGGCCACGAGCAGGCCGACCACGCTTAGGGCCATGATCGCGGACAGGCGATGCTCGTGCCAGAGCACGGTCAGCAGACCGGCGGACATGAGCAGCAGCGCGCCCATGAGAGACGGGGCATCGATGGGTGTGAGAGGGAGTGGGCCGGTGATGGCGGGACCGGCGAGGGGCAGAATCATGACCAGAGCCGCCACGCCCAGGAGCAGGGCCGCCGAGCGTTGCATGGAGCCGTTGTCCACGCCGTGCAGGAAGGCGCGTGCGCATCGGATCAGGGCGTCCTCGGCGGCATGGAAGAGGGCGGCCGCATCGGGAGCAAGGGGTAGGCGTTCGTGCAGGGCGAAGAGCTTGCGCCGCATTCCGTAGACGGCAAACCCGCCTCCAAGGGCGACGAGGCTCATCAGCAGCGGCGTGTTGAAGCCGTGCCAGACGGCCAGGCTGTATGGCGGCAATGCTTCGCCGGTCACGCTGGTCGCGGCCAGATCCAGCAGCGGACCCACGGTCAGGGCGGGCAGGATGCCCACCAGCAGGCACGCTCCGGCCAGGATCTCCACCGGAATCTTCATGAAGCGCGGCGGTTCGTGTGGCGGAAACCTGGGCAGATCGCGGGGCGCGCCGTTGAAGAAGACATCGTGAATGAAACGGGCGGAATAGGCCACGGCAAAGATTCCGGCCAGGGTCGCGGCGGCCGGGAGGACCATCCACGCGGGGCCGAGTAACTGGACGTGCAGGGTTTCGGCAAAAAACATCTCCTTGGACAGAAAGCCGTTCAGAAGCGGAACTCCGGCCATGGCCGCGGCCGCGATCATGGCCAGGGTCGCGGTGTGGGGCATGTATTTCCAGAGCCCGTTCAGGCGTCGCATGTCGCGGGTTCCGGTTTCGTGGTCAATGATGCCTGCGGCCATGAACAGTGAGGCCTTGAAGGTGGCGTGGTTGATGATGTGGAACACTCCGGCCACAGCAGCCAGCGGCGTGTCCAGTCCGAAGAGGAGCACGATGAGGCCGAGGTGGCTGATGGTCGAATAGGC is drawn from Desulfomicrobium apsheronum and contains these coding sequences:
- a CDS encoding monovalent cation/H+ antiporter subunit A, which gives rise to MNVLLLILLPLLGAMLPPMTIRFGRDVCTWVAMAITACTLMLALALHIQAIEGSPASMHLHWLHGIGLDLSLRMDGLAALFALLVPGIGLLVIIYARYYLSEKDPMGRLYGLLLVFMSSMLGVALSDNLILMLIFWESTSLSSFLLIGFWQHRADARQGARMALIVTGAGGLALLAGFLLLGQMAGTYRISEILAQGDHIRAHSLYVPALLLILIGAFTKSAQFPFHFWLPRAMAAPTPISAYLHSATMVKAGVFLLARLYPVLSGTDLWFFTVSGVGLTTLLMGAYAAIFQHDLKGLLAYSTISHLGLIVLLFGLDTPLAAVAGVFHIINHATFKASLFMAAGIIDHETGTRDMRRLNGLWKYMPHTATLAMIAAAAMAGVPLLNGFLSKEMFFAETLHVQLLGPAWMVLPAAATLAGIFAVAYSARFIHDVFFNGAPRDLPRFPPHEPPRFMKIPVEILAGACLLVGILPALTVGPLLDLAATSVTGEALPPYSLAVWHGFNTPLLMSLVALGGGFAVYGMRRKLFALHERLPLAPDAAALFHAAEDALIRCARAFLHGVDNGSMQRSAALLLGVAALVMILPLAGPAITGPLPLTPIDAPSLMGALLLMSAGLLTVLWHEHRLSAIMALSVVGLLVALVFVRFSAPDLALTQLSVEVVTIMLLLLALFFIPRRHKPRSRPSGRFKDIVLSTGTGAGCGLLAWGMLTRPLDSISTFFMEQSIPGGGGANVVNVILVDFRGFDTLGEVTVLAVAAVGIFAMLDNLRLPIPKHDQDGRPWAAEPHPLILSQMTRFLLPLALLVSVFLFLRGHNAPGGGFIAGLVTAVALILQYMANGTAWTQRQWRMPFHPLIAVGVLVAAATGAASLLAGHPFLTSTFGHVSLPIVGEFELASAMLFDLGVFLTVVGVIMLILANLGKLTRRKTRPARIR
- a CDS encoding Na+/H+ antiporter subunit C, whose amino-acid sequence is MEALAALIIAVLVGCGTYLTLRARTFSVVLGLSLMSYAVNLFLFFSGRLTTGAPPLATSIGATADPLPQALVLTAIVIGFGMTAFVVILALRALGELGTDQVDGEDEKP
- a CDS encoding monovalent cation/H+ antiporter subunit D; the encoded protein is MNHLIMIPLLLPLAAGMTNLLLVRKGIGAQRLISILTACGLLAATLLLLARAETGHIDTYELGNWPAPFGIVLVLDRLSALMLVLTAFLTLPVLLHACNGDDQLGRDFHVIFPLQVLGLNGAFLTGDLFNLFVFFEILLIASYCLALHGLGPERTRNALRYVVLNLIGSSLFLIALGTIYGVCGTLNMADLALKVAGSTPDQAPLLGAAGLLLLAVFGLKAAILPLFLWLPGLYAAVLPSVAALFAIMTKVGVYAILRTQSLIFTNHGPVPEAAGLLFPVALATLAAGSLCVLGSRRLRVLLAWLVIVSVGSLLAGIGLWNAAGISASLYYLPHSTLVTAGLFLLADHLARQRGPAGDVLEPGPPMSRPNLLGSLFLLGAMAIAGLPPLSGFIGKLLLLNAAQAPVAAWLWCVVLGGSLLGIIALGRCGSILFWKTQGDPLCGPPVSWSRLAPAATLILTAVALSVMAGPVTTYTDAAAGQLLTPDSYVNAVLGRGTP